In the Mesoplodon densirostris isolate mMesDen1 chromosome 11, mMesDen1 primary haplotype, whole genome shotgun sequence genome, tgagtagACGTTATTCACCTGTTTACATGAGGAGGAAACTAGGTGTAGAGGCTGTGTCACTGGCCTGTGGCAACCGAATTAAAAATGGCCGGTCCAGGTTTGAAACCAGTTTCCTGATGGCGAGAGGATCAAAATCGTTGGGTGTTAACATGCCAGGCCAGCTTTGAATTAagcaaataaaatgtttacactGCACCCTGTATACCCTTTTGCATTAATAATCAGTTCTCTGGGGTTTGCACCAGCAGAACGGGAAGTTACCTTTTATGCAGCTGAGGAAGCGAGGCCTTACCTCCTAGAGGGCCTGGGCAGCCCCTGGCCCCTCGCCAGTCCCTCTGCTTCAGGTTGTGTAGGGGCTCATTCTGGTGTTTACTCAGCAGAGTGAATTCACTGGGCCTGCCCGCTGGGGGCTCCTAGTCTGGGGGCCAGAAAGACCTGCCCAGTGAGGTCCCTGTAGGTGTTGCGGGACCAGCTGCCTGCCCGGGGAAGGCACTGGGCATGTGGACTGCCCATCAGGGGCCTCTGCCACGGAGAGCATCCAGCCCACAGGGCACTGGCTGGACAGTGGGGTGACCATGGTGATCGGTCCTCTCTCGGTGGCTACAGGCAGGCACTGGTGGATCATTACAGCAAGTTGTCTGCAGAGGCAGCTCGCCGGGAGCAAAAGGCGCTGTGGAAGGTCCAGAGGCACAGATTGGCCGGCGCTCGGCTTCGTTTTCTCTTAGAAGATCAGAAACGCATTCAGGTAGCGCTGCCGTTCACACGGGAGCTCTTCCCCGGCCCCCCGGGGACTCAGAAGCCCCTGAGGTCGCACGCAGACCTTCCTGTGTGCCCGCTGGAGGAGGATGAGTAAGGCTCTCCTCACGTGTTCAGAGGGGTCGTGACTGGGAGAGGCTGTGCTGCCCTCAGACGACACAGGTGGTGCTGGGCGCCAGCCGGGCTGTGAGCCAAGTGCCGCGTGAGCCCCGCCGCGTCGCGGTGCCGACAGTTGCGGGCAGTGGGGCTGTGGCTTCCACCCCCACGGCTGCGGCCACACATCCTGCTGGTTGAATTTCAGGAGCTGCTGGAAGACATGGCGGAGGGGAAGCCCCTGGAGCCGCTGGCCATCCTCCCAGGTGCCCGCTCCCAGGTGAGTGCCCGCTCCCGGGCGAGGGGCCAGGGCAGGATCCAGGGCGCATAGGATGGGGCTCGGAGTTGGCTGCCCCGTGCCTGGCCTGTGTCCCCACTGCCCCCCTATCGTGGGTTTTGGTGCTGGGTACAGAACTGAACTCGGGGGACAGAGCCAGATAGGGAGGGACCAACGCGCACTTGTGTTTCAGGCGTCCTTTCTGGGCCCCGAGCACCCAGGTGGAGGTGGCAGCTGTGATCCTGGGCACGAGGGGCGGCACGAGGCTGTCCGGGACAGCCCCGACGGGCAGGGCATGCTGACGCCGAAGCCCCTCGAGCCTCCAGCAGCTGGGGCCTGCGGCTCAGGGCCAGGAGCGGGCCTGCTGTCAGAGCAGGCGGAGGAGCCGGGGCCGTTCTCTGTGGGCCTCAGCATCCAAGACTTCCTGCCCACGGCCCAGGGGGCTGAGCAGCCTGTGCTCACCAGTGCGGCCCCCATCCTGGACGAGGCGCTGCAGACCATCGGCTCGGACCTGCCTCCCCTGGCTCCGTCCGCAGCAGTGGACACAGGGCCCTCCGGGCCACAGGAGTACGATTTCAGAACCATCCTGAGGCCATCTGTGGCCGCCCCAGCTTCCCCAGGGGCCCTCCAGACTGCAGGAGGCAGCTTGGGCAGTGAGGGGCAGCGGCTGCGGGAGGACACTCACGTGCGGCTGGACACGAGTGTCCCTGATGGGCGGGTGGCTCTGCCTTACGCGCACCCCCCTCAGCACCCCTCCCGCCAGGAGGAGAGCAGCCAGGCCATGGGGCAGCTATGTGGGCAAGTGGCAGCAGAGCCTGGTGTTCCCACAGAGGGTTATGCTTCTGGAATGGCTCCCTCCCAGCCACGGTGGAACGTCCACGGACATGTGTCTGATGCCAGCATCAGGGTGGGGGAGAACGTGTGGGATGTGGCCCCCTCCCGGCCACGGTGGAACGTCCACGGACACGTGTCTGATGCCAGCATCAGGGTGGGGGAAAATGTGTGGGATGTGGCCCCCTCCCGGCCACGGTGGAACGTCCACGGGCACGTGTCTGATGCCAGCATCAGGGTGGGGGAGAACGTATGGGATGTGGTCCCCTCCCGGCCACGGTGGAACGTCCACGGGCACGTGTCTCAGTCCAGTGTGATGCTGGGGGTAGTCTCAGGGGAAGCCGAGCCCAATGTGCCTGGGCACCCCTGGGCGCCCCCTGACCATGGGTCCCAGTTAGGCCTCAGCTTGGGAGCCCAGAGCCCTGCCCAGGAACATGAGCCACGGCTGCCTGCAGAGACGGCCTTAGGCGGCTCCGGCGCACAAGTGGCTCGACCTGGCTCTGGCCGTGGGGAGAAGACTGGCCTGCAGGCCTTGCTGTCTGCGGAGGCTGCACCCACTGCTCTGGAAGACAGTATCCCTGAGGAGCCAGGTCAGTGGGGCCCCCAGGGCTGTCCTGTGACGGGGGGCGTCCGTgagcccggggtggggggcggtggggagGGCGGGTGAGAAGCTGGCTGCCCCGGGGACTTGGTGGGGTGCTGCCCTGCGGCAGGTGCTGGGCCCTgacgccccctcccaccccatttgTTCCGCTCAGGCCCGGGGGTGAGTGGGGACTCCCAGGACCTCTCTCCAAGTGGCCCTCCGAGCTCACAGGTCAGGGCAGACGTGGTGAGGGGCTGGGGATTAGGAGTCGGGGGAGCGTGTGCTGCTGGtgggccccctgcccccacccccacctggccTGTCGTGGGCAGCGAGGGCTCTGTCCCGGGACTGGTCAGCACGTGGGGTATTCCCCCCGCCCGGTCCGTCCTCTTCCACACGAGGGGAACGGGCGGGTTCCTTGAGGCTGGGTTGTCTCAGGAGGGCGTGGACACCCGGAGCAGCCCAGGCCCCGGCGAGGAGGCGGCCCAGCGCTGGGACAGGGAGCAGGCCTACTTGGCGGGCTTGGCGGGGCAGTACTGCCTGGAGCAGTACCCGGACAGCTACGAGGCCATGTGTGAGTGGGCTGGCCGTGGCGGGAGGGAGCCTGGCCGGTGTGTCCCTGGTGCGGGACCGTGGTCTGTGTCACCCCTGCAGCAGAGCCTCCCGTTGCCCGCCTCCTGCACCACGGGCTTCCCCGAGCTTTTGGCCTCCCCGAGGATGCCGGGGCCCAGTCAGATGCAGACGCGAGTGCTGTGCAGCTGAGCGAACTGCTGCCGCTGCCCGTGCTCATGAAGCACTCCATCACGGCCCCGCTGGCTGCCCAGTGAGTGCCCGCCCCTCCCGGCCCTCCCCACCCGGCCCTCCCTGCCTTGCCGGCCAGTGACGCCAGGCCCCTCCCGCCAGCGTCTCCCTGGTGAACAAGGCCGCGGTCGACTACTTCTTCGTGGAGCTGCACCTCGGGGCGCACTTCGAGGCGCTGCGGCACTTCCTGCTGATGGAGGACGGGGAGTTTGCGCAGTCCCTCAGCGACCTGCTCTTTGAGAAGGTGACCCCGCGTGGGGCGGGCACAGGTGGGGCTGTGGGAGGGGGTCCGGAGGCCTCGGGACACCTTGGGACACCCGTGCCCTGCCGCTGCAGCTTGGGGCGGGACAGACGCCTGGGGAGCTCCTGAGCCCGCTGGTGCTCAACTCCGTGCTGAGCAAGGCCCTGCAGTACAGCCTGCACGGCGACACCCCGCACGCCGCCAACCTCTCCTTTGCCCTCAAGTTCCTGCCTGAGACGTTTGCCCCCAATGCCCCGGACGTGCTGAGCTGCCTGGAGCTCAGGTACAAGGTGAGTACGGCCCCCTTGTGCAGATGGGTGGGGGACGGTCCCGGGACGCAGGGCGTGCTAAGTCGGCTTCCCTGGCAGGTTGACTGGCCCCTCAACATCGTGGTCACTGAGGGCTGCTTGAGCAGGTACAGCGGcattttctccttcctgttgCAGCTGAAGCTCATGATGTGGACACTTAAGGATGTCTGCTTCCACCTCAAGCGCACAGGTGAGCCTGGCGGGGCCCTGGTGTCCCCTCAGCCCGTGGCCGTACCTcaacaccctccccctcccccgcagcACGGGTGAGCCACGCAGCCGGCTCGGTACAGTTCCGCCAGCTGCAGCTGTTCAAACACGAGATGCAGCACTTTGTGAAGGTCATCCAGGGCTACATCGCCAACCAGATCCTGCATGTCACCTGGTGCGAGTTCCAGGCCAGGCTGGCCTCAGTGGGCGACCTAGAGGAGATCCAGCGCGCCCATGCCGAGTACCTGCACAAGGCTGTCTTCAGGTGAGGTGCGGGGCCGGGGCCGCGTCCCCCGTGTCGGGCGCGCTCACCGCAGCCCTCGCCTTGCTCCCCAGGGGCCTGCTGACGGAGAAGGCGGCGCCTGTCATGAACATCATCCACAGCATCTTCAGCCTGGTCCTCAAGTTCCGCAGCCAGCTCATCTCCCAGCCCTGGGGCCCGGCCAGCGGCCCCCGCGGCCCCGAGCACCCCAACTTCGCCCTCCTGCAGCAGTCCTACAGCACCTTCAAGTACTACTCCCACTTCCTTTTCAAAGGTGACCCCTCCCCTGGGGCCGGGCAGggacaggtggggtgggggcggggctgagctgCTCACTGACCCCTCCCTCCAGTGGTGAGCAAGCTGGTGAACCGAGGCTACCAGCCCCACCTGGAGGACTTCCTGCTGCGCATCAACTTCAACAGTTACTACCAGGACGCTTGAGGCCTGTGTGGCCCTGGCGGGTGCCTGGGCTGGAATAAAGGTGCTGCCCGCCCTACTCATGCCTCTCTCTACTGGGCGGGTCCTGGGCCGGGGCAGGGGCAGAACGAACACACGGAGGCGACCGAGGGAGCTGCCAGTTTATTTAGGGGCTGCGTCCCCCGCCAGGCTGGCAAGGTGGGCAGGGGCCGTGCGTCCGCCGGTCCCCTCTGCTGAGCTGAGCTGTCCTGGCGCAAAGCAGCCTGTCGCCGGGAGCAGAGCCTGGGGGCTGGGCAGTGCTGCCGAGTCGGCATCGGACAGAGACGGGTCGGGTCCTGACTGGGCATCTCTGCCGTCATGGAGAGGCGGGTGGGGCGGGCGCCACCTCGTGGACTCGAGGGCTCGGGCCTCGGGGCTCCTGTGTGGAGGCCTCCAAGGCGGTTACGATGATCACGTCACACACAGCTCCACCGCCCAGAGCGGGGGCTTGCTGCTGTACGAGTGCCGCCGGCTGGCTGCCCCGCCGGCCTCCCCACTGTCCTCCTCGGGCTCGGCGGCCTCGCGGGCCTCAGCGGCATCCCCCTCCCTGCAGTAAGGGGTCTCCAGCAGCTTCAGCACCCGCCGCACCTGGAGGAGAGCAGGGGGTGCAGTGTTTGTCGGGGCCCGGCCTCCCCGGCAGCGGGAGGGGACCAGGAGGGGAGGGCCGGGCGGGCCGCTTGCCTCTGAGAAGTCGCCGCTCTCGGCAGCCTCGATGGCGCCCTGCGCGATGTAGTTCCTCAGGACGTACTTGGGGTTGTTCGCGTGCATGACGCGCACGTGCTCGGCCTGCCAGGCAGCGGTGTCGTCGGCGGCCTCCTGATCCTTCTCCAGCCGGGCTCTGGAGTCACACCCGAGCCGGGCATCAGCAGAGCAGCCCCACCCCGCGGCCCCGGGGTCCCCGCggggtgtggggggtggggggcaggggcccACCTGTACTCCAGGAGCCACTCGGCCCAGTGGCTCCTGTTCTTGCTGTGCAGCTCagctgggctcagctgctccagcCGTGACTGCTGCTCCACGCGCTCCAGCTCCCGCGCCAGGCTTGCCCGCGTGCCGATGAGCGCCAGAAGCTGTGGGTTCGACTGCGCCAGCATGAGCATCATGGACAGCTGCCTGCGTGGAGCGGGCGCGTGAGGGGCCCCAGGCCACGTCGTCCCCACCGctgccctgtccccagccccaccaggGGGGAGCCCGGGTCTGACGGACGCAGCCGACATGGGACTGCTACCAGCCGTCGGCCCTTGTTTTACCACAGCCCCCGCACGTTGACAGGGCACATGGACGCCACAGGCTGACCCAGGCCGGCCCCGGCTCCCTGCTGGCAGCCACCCACCGACACCCGACCCAGGACCCAGTCCCTCTGGGAGAGATCCACTGCTGTCAGCTCCTCCCACAGTGATCACAGGGCTGGACGCTTCTCCACCTCTGGGGGCACCTGGGGGCAGGGCAGCCCCTGACACCCCCTTCCCCAGTTACCCTGGCTCCATGCTCAGCAGGTCCTGCCAGCTTCAGCCCCTCCCCACACTGCTGCACTAGATTCCTGTCTGGCACGGGACAGGACACGTTGGTGATGGCTTTTGAGCTGCACCTTCAGGACATGACACGATGGTGCAGAAAGCCCGGTCTGGCTGGAGACTGTGGGCCCACACCCAGGCTCTTCCTGGGGAGCCTCCCCAGAGCAGAGACCACCGTGCTCCAGCCTGTGCCGCCTGGCCTCCCCATTCCAGTGTCAGCATCTCCATCCTTTCCTCTGACCAGTGGGCCTCAGTGCCACAAAGCCAGGGTCTGACCCTCCCACTCCTGGGAGTGGAGCAGCCGCCTGGGCACTCCGTCTCCAGCGTCCTCCCAAAGGCTTCGTTCTAAATGTTCCTCCCTTTCTGGAAACAAATGCTAGGGAAGCAAGACCCAAGTACTCACCGGGGATCCATCTGGGGTCGGAAGGCGAGCCTTAGCTCCTCCAGGGAGGCACACTGTGCAGTCAGCGCGGCCAGGAACTCGTCCAGGTCCGGAGACTCCGGCCTGGCTGGGAAGGAGCTCAGCAGGTAGAAGGAGTTTGTGAAGTCAGCACCTGGAACACGCAGCTGCTCAGGGTACCGTCCCATCACCAGAGGACCGTACGTGTTCATCCAAcatgtgtgtggtgccctgctcAGCgtcaggctggggactcctgagCCCTCCCCTCAGTCCTCCCAGCTCAGCCCCGACCCTGAACCTGACGAGTCACTCAGTCTCTCAAGGCCTCCAAGCCTGGTTTCTTCGTCTGTAAAATACAGTGAAGGCACCGAGGCCAGGCCTTGGCCCTCATCACTGTCATGGCAGTTAGCACTGCCTGCTTCAGGAGCTGCAGGGTCGAGATGGCACAGGACATGACACACGACAGACACTGTGAGGGCCTCAGCCTGACTTGCTAAAACACTGTCACCAAAACCCCCAAGGAAACATCCAAAAAACAGACACAAGGGAAAATGAGAAGGAAACCAGAACGGTATACTGCAAAAGATCACCTAAGCACGAGAGCAGTAAcagagaataaaggacaaaaatggtgtaagacagaaaacaaagagcaaaacaGCATAAGTCCTcccttatcagtaattactttaaaagtaaatgaattagggaattccctgatccagtggttaggactctgtgccttcactgctgagggcacgggttcaatccctggttggggaactaagaccccacaagccaaaaaaaaaaaaaaaagtaaatgggttAAAGTCTCCAAAGAGCAgagactggcagaatggataaaaaaacatgaTCCAACTACAGTACGATAACTCGCTGTAGACTCATAAGTCAAAAGCGAAAGGATGGGAAAAATATCCCATGATTTGCATACTGACAGTAACCTAAAGAGAGCTGGGATGGCTATGCTGACATCAGGAAAATAGACTTTATGTAAGAACTTGACGAAGAGGAGCATTATATATTGACGAGTCAGTTCagcaagaagatgtaacaattataaacatgcaCCAAACAAGAGCCCCCAACACACAAAGCAAAGACTCATAAAACTGAAGGGCGAACACAACATTtcaaatcaactacactccaatttaaaaacaaaaaaacctgaaggGTGGACTTGAGCAGTTCTGTAAGAGTTGGGACGTCAGCACCCAACACGTGGACAGAAGGTCAACAAGGAAACAATGTAAACAACAGACACAACACTCCACCCAAGCTCTCAGATGCACcttctccaggacagaccatGTGTCGGGCCATAAAACCAGTCTTAATACGCTGAAAAGACCGGTGTCTTCTGCAACCACGATGGCATGAAGTCACAAATGGAAGgacaactggaaaattcacaagtaATGTGAAAATCAACTACTGGGtctaaaaagaaatcacaagggaaattagaaaatacttagaggtATGAACCAAAAGCAGCAGTgctcagagggaagtttatagctgtaAAAGCCTGCACTAAAAGAGCAGCTCTCTCTTatcaccagaaaaaaataaatttgtaactgTGTGATCATTTCACGTTATATACATACAGCAGATCATCATGTCGCACACCTGAGACTTATATAATGCTATATGCCAGTTACTTCTCagtaaaaaaagatttcaaatcaATAATCTTACAtctaaagaagtagaaaatcacTGAAaccaaagttggttctttgaaaagatcagtaaaactgacAAAATTTTAGCTACACTAAGAAAAAAGGACACAGGTAACTAAAGGAAATCAAAGTGGGGACGTCACTGCACACTGTACAGAAATGAAAGACTAAGAAAACATTATGAATAACAATTTAGATAACATAGATGACATAGACAAATTCCCAGAAACACATAAATTACCAGacctgactcaagaagaaatagaaaatctaaatagtcCCATAGCAAGTAAGGAGACTGGAAACTTCCTAACACCGGAAATGttaggaccagacagcttcactggtgaattctaccaaacatttaaagaagaattaacaccagtccttctcagactcttctgAAAAataggagggaacacttcctaactcattcatGAGATCAGCACTGCCTCGATACCAAAGCCAaacaaagataccacaagaaaagaaaaccacagaccagTATCCCTTGTAAATACAGATGTAAAAGAAACCTCAGCAAAACATCAGAAGGagcaagtagggtttatccccaGAACgcaaggggtgtgtgtgtcccCTGCCTGAATTCATACATGGAAACCCAGCTCTGCAGGGTGATAGTATTTGGAGCGGGGGCCTCTGGGAGGTAGGTcacgagggtggagccctcacagGGTGCTTCGTGCCCCTGCTCCCTACTCTGCCGTGTGAGGACAGCCAGAAGGCGGCACCCTGATCCTCGACCCCCAGCTTCCAGACCGTGAGGGGCAGTTTAAACTAACACAGGACACAGATGAAGAAGTAAAACCTGGCGATCACCTCAACTGAGGCCCAGTGTGAAAACACCCAATGAGGGACAGAAGGAAACATCCTCTACTAGAGAAAAGCCACATGTGCACAGGCCAACGGCTCACATCACACTCGTGTGAAAGACAAGAGCTTTTCCCCAAGAGCAGGAACAGTAAGTGACGCCTGGTCGGCCACTTCTGCTGAGCAGCACCAGGCGTCCTAGCCGGAGCAGCCAGGAAGTCACAGGCAAACCCCACAGCGGCACCCCGGAGAGGATGGGAAACAGGAACGCAAAGACACGGCACGTCTGTGTTCACAGCAGCGTTGTTATGCATGGCGGCCACAGGGTGGAACAGCCCAAGTGTCCAACAGCCAAGGGACAAGCAAAAGGCAGGCCATCCGCACAGACTATGCGGCCTTAAAGTCCTGACACGCACAACAGGGATGACCACTGTGGAGGACGTCGTGCTGAGTGGGGTGAGCTAAATACACGGGGAGAAGAGCCACATGATCCCCTTGCCTGAGGTCCCTGGAGGAGGCGAGCTCTTAGAAAGCAAGCGTGAGGttaccgggggtggggggaggggcccaGGAGCTAGTGCTTCACGGGTGCAGATGTCCGTCTGGGAAGACGAGAAAGTTCTGGAGTCGCTGGCCGTGATGGTTGCAAGACTAGGTAAATGTGCTTAAAGCCACCGAAACATTAAAGGTCGGTTtcatgttctgtttcaccatgaCGTGGCACGCGCGCGCACCCTACCCACGCTCACCGGTCAGGCGCATGGTCTCCAGAAGCCCGGCCACCAGGGCGCTGTCCTCCTCCCGCTCAGCCCGCACGAGGCCCAGCTTCTGGCGCATCTTCTGCAAGTAGTGCCTACGGAACTCGGTGTCGAACTCCTCTGCCAGGATGGCCTCGGCCAGCGCGAGGGGCAGCGCGGGGTCCAGGGCCTCCGCCAGCTTCTGCAGGTTCCACTTGCACACCTCGGGCTGCCTGCTGTACGAGTAGCGCCCGGCGGTGTCGGAGGCGTTGCACACGTGGTCGGGGTCATACCTGCCGCGTGGGGAGAGCCGGGAGCTGCCTGAGGGGACCTGCCGAGCGACAGTGCAGGCCCTGGGTGGCTGCCGCTCCCCTGCCTGTCCCACGGGGCCCTGCAGCCTCTAGAGCAGGGGGGCCACAGTGCAGCGCGGCCCCCGCGCCCGCCCCTCCAGCCCACTCTCCATCTGGGAGCCGAGAAGATGCTGTTTAAAGTGCTTCTGTGCTCAGAACCCTCCAGGGATTCCTGCTCTGGGGACAGCTGGCTGACCAGGCCTTGCTGAGAATTAAACACCGAACAAAACATTGACAAGAGCAGCCACACAGGCCTGCAGGTCCTTCCCGTTGCCTTGAGATGCCTGCGCTGTCATATGCCTCCCGGCCAGGGTCCCCCAGCAGGCGGCGGGATGCCCACCTGTCCAGGAAGCCGAAGGGCCCGTAGTCGATGGTGAGCCCCACGATGCTCATGTTGTCCGTGTTGAGCACGCCGTggcagaagcccacgcactgccacTCAGCCACCAGCTGGGCCGTGCGTCGTGTCACCTGCAACAGCGCCACAGGACAGCCGCTGgctgccccccccccacaaacCAGCTGTGCCTGCTGAGCCGGTCTTGCTCTGCAGTGACTCCCAAGGGGCCCGACCCAGTGTCCTGTCCTGTCAGCTGACGCTCAGCTGTGGGGAGAACATCCAAGGATGGTTAAGAAGGAAAAAGTATTTTGGATGAGTTGATATGAGTGACTCTGATCCTCACATACGTCATCTACCTCTTTCatctactcactgttttttggCTTTTATCCAAACCAGAAAAATCAGGGAACCTGGACATTCCCATGACTCAGGCCCTGTAGGATGACCACGTGGAAACAAGGAAGTTACCACATTCTCAGGCGAAAACTGCCCAGGTCCAGACACTGTGCCCAGGGCCCCGCCTCACCCTGGGCTGCAGGGAGCGGGGCGCAAACAGCCCAGCTGCCCTGCCCAGGGTCTGGCTGCCAGACctgccaccccctgccccccggcCAGGGAGCAGGGGCCCTGCAAGATGCAGGGCTGCAGCTGAGGGCCCCCGGTGGCCCACAGACTGGTCTGCACGCACCACGCCTCCTGAGGCTGCAGACACTCCTGGAGTTGGGTGGCACCACCCTCTCTTCGCTGACCAAGAGACCCAGGTTCAGAGGGGGGAGCCTGGACCACCCACTTCGggtgtgagctgagccccaagacTCCCCTGGCATCACCCACGTGACAGACGAGAAGCAACAGTGTGGCTGAAGTGGGGTCCGGGGAGTGACAGGTGCAGGACAGTGCCCACTTCTGGTGCGGGGCGCTGGCCGCGGGCCTCCGGCCCTCAGGCAGACCCCTCGCCCTGCTGCCTGTTTCCCTGGCTGAGGCTGCACCAGCTCCCACAACTGTGACTGTCGTGTGGGGCAACGCCCAAGAGTTCCGGGGGAAATGGAGAGGCCAAGGGGTGTGTGTTTGGGGCCACCGTGAACACAGGCCCCACGCGGGAGGCCCAGCACCCACCAGCCCTGATTCCCTCCCAAGCTCTCCACGTGGCCCCTCGATGCCACTCAAATAGTGACCCGGGGGTCTGTCCCAGGACCCCGACCCTCAACCGTATCTGAGAAGTTGCCTCTGGGCTAAGCCAGGGCGTGGTGACTCAAGAGGGCCGGGCACCCAGTGTCTGCCCACGGTGGGGCGGCTCCCACCAACCTCCCGGAAGAAGGCAGCGTGCCTCTGCACGCTGTCACTGGCGTGGGTGGCCTGGATCTCGGGGTAGAAAGTGCTGATGACGTAGTCCAGCATCTGCACTCGGATGTCGCTCCTCCCCACGCTGGGGCCTGCGCGCCCCGTGTGCTCATCCGAGGACTTGAAGATCTCAAAGGATccgaacctggagggaagacccgCATGGACAACAGGTTAAACGTGACACCTCCCCCTCACGagtaaggaaggagggagggtgcTGCTAGCCCTcgtggcggggcgggggggacaAACCACCAAACGTAGCTGGTCGTTCAGTGATTCAGGCAGACACAGGGCACTTCCCGGGGTGCATGGGGCCGGCACTGCCACGGCCGCCCTGCAGGGACAAGAGGGGTTCTGTGTCCGGCCTCCCGCACCGAGGGATGCGCCTATCACCGGCGTCCTGTAGTGGGGtgacccacaggctcagcggtgggGCAGTTATACCCTCCAGGGGGCAAGGTAACGTCCAGAGGCATTTTTGGGCGTCACGATGGGGTTACTACCAGCAGCTCGTGGGTGGAAGCCAGGAACGCTGCCTGAACACCCTACGAGACACAGATCAGCTCACAGCAAAGACGACCTGGTCCAAACGCCACTAGTGCAGCTGTGCCCAGAGGCCCCGGGTCTCCCAGGATGAGGCCAACGCCTGCCCCGACACTTCCTCCCCCGGAGGACAAAGGGAAAGCTGGTGACAGCTGACGCACAGGGTCAGCCCGGGTCACCTGACGCTGCCAGACCGCCACAGCCACCTCCTGGCGACTCTGGGTTCAGGTGGTCGGTACCGAGCACCCAACGCCAGACAGCGTTGTGACGTCGAGAACTAACAGGCCCCGCTGGAGACAGCAGCCAGGAGGCCTCCAGTCAGTGGACAGGGGCCAGAGGAAGCAGGCACACCGGGCGTCACGGCCGCTCGTCCAGCAGCACAGTGAGGCCGTTTTCTTGGTGCATCTTACGTAGCTCCTGGTCATAAACTCCAGGTCCACAGCTCTGGACATGCCGCCCCAGAGCCTGCACTGGGGCGACCACCTCTGGCCGCCCCAGGCCCTGCACCCTGGCCGGGCAGCTGCACTCTGGCCACCGGGGCGACACAGGAACACGAGGACGGGCGTTACCTGAGGAACGTGGGGGCCACGCGCAGCACGACCGCGCACTGCTCGGGCCTGGGGTTGCCGTCGTAGAACACATCCCGCTCGACAGTGGACTGGGATGTGACGCAGGCGCCAGCCCGCGTGGTGGGGATGCCCAGGTGGAACATGGCCTCACTGCACAGGAACTCGCGGATGCTCGAGCGCAGCACCTTGCGACCATCGGCCTGTCTGAGGTCAAGCACAGAGGTCACTGCCGGGCTCCACTCAACACCAAGGTGTGGTCACAGAGGGAAGGGACTGGAAGAAAGCCTcctaatggctttttaaaaacaacccatgggcttcccttgtggcgcagtggttgagagtccgcctgccgatgcaggggacatgggttcgtgccccggtccaggaagatcccacatgccgtgagccacggccgctgggcctgtgcgtccggagcctgtgctccgcaacaggagaggccacaacagtgagaggcccgcgtaccacaaaaaaataaaaataaaaataaataagaacaacCCACGAGCAGCTCCGACATCACTGTAAAAAGAGTCTGTTTTGGATGATCCCAGGTGCTAAGCCCCTAACCTCCTCCAGGTCTGGAACCGCAGCACAGGGTGCCTGGCCTGCAGCAGGAGGCCA is a window encoding:
- the TUBGCP6 gene encoding gamma-tubulin complex component 6 isoform X4 yields the protein MASVPQLVDDLCEALLPAAKAHCGQRRGSRKKAKQSLKRVAYNVLFTSLFQDETRKLQPGLPRLPVKNRILMLSFDLRVSGLGAEADRLEELVEELEAAHRRPLAELGSVLDLLVRLAGSGPPRMLRRRRDFFLHSRPVGRDVPYGGYDCADLSGMEADVRSLISGEEYLCRDLVRKTLQVMEAAPGTGLPAVGLFSYGDTCGDRFERDTRVSLFGALVHSRTADLDVRLDLPPVPDSADLSGLAIKVPSSVDQSEDEGFQSASNLTPDSQSEPGVTPDIDLWDAVLTYEASKRRCWEQVGCPPGHREEPYLTEAGRAAFDRSCRLCQAGLQVLGGGLLQAPQPVLVKECELVKDALNILIGVVSATFSLCQPAQAFTVKQGVHVSGASPESISSLLSEVAECGTHYARLSHFSLQPVLDSSCSEGLVFQAFTSGLRRYLQYYRACVLSTPPTLSLLAIAFLFKKLGRQLRYLAELCGVGTGLLGAGGGAPGAAFPTGVKLLSYLYQEALDNCSNEHYPVLLSLLKTSCEPYTRFIHDWVYSGVFRDVYGEFMIQVNHEYLGFRDKFYWTHGYVLISKEVEDCVPVFLRHIAHDVYVCGKTINLLKLCCPRHYLCCSDVPVPRISVIFSLEELKDIEKDCAIYVGRMERVARHSSISKEEKELRMEIAKQELIVQAREAASRVLSALSDRQLSERMALDAQKREQFQRLKEQFLKDRERRQAARQEELDDDFSYARELRDRQRRLKALEEQLERKARQALVDHYSKLSAEAARREQKALWKVQRHRLAGARLRFLLEDQKRIQELLEDMAEGKPLEPLAILPGARSQASFLGPEHPGGGGSCDPGHEGRHEAVRDSPDGQGMLTPKPLEPPAAGACGSGPGAGLLSEQAEEPGPFSVGLSIQDFLPTAQGAEQPVLTSAAPILDEALQTIGSDLPPLAPSAAVDTGPSGPQEYDFRTILRPSVAAPASPGALQTAGGSLGSEGQRLREDTHVRLDTSVPDGRVALPYAHPPQHPSRQEESSQAMGQLCGQVAAEPGVPTEGYASGMAPSQPRWNVHGHVSDASIRVGENVWDVAPSRPRWNVHGHVSDASIRVGENVWDVAPSRPRWNVHGHVSDASIRVGENVWDVVPSRPRWNVHGHVSQSSVMLGVVSGEAEPNVPGHPWAPPDHGSQLGLSLGAQSPAQEHEPRLPAETALGGSGAQVARPGSGRGEKTGLQALLSAEAAPTALEDSIPEEPGPGVSGDSQDLSPSGPPSSQEGVDTRSSPGPGEEAAQRWDREQAYLAGLAGQYCLEQYPDSYEAMSEPPVARLLHHGLPRAFGLPEDAGAQSDADASAVQLSELLPLPVLMKHSITAPLAAHVSLVNKAAVDYFFVELHLGAHFEALRHFLLMEDGEFAQSLSDLLFEKLGAGQTPGELLSPLVLNSVLSKALQYSLHGDTPHAANLSFALKFLPETFAPNAPDVLSCLELRYKVDWPLNIVVTEGCLSRYSGIFSFLLQLKLMMWTLKDVCFHLKRTARVSHAAGSVQFRQLQLFKHEMQHFVKVIQGYIANQILHVTWCEFQARLASVGDLEEIQRAHAEYLHKAVFRGLLTEKAAPVMNIIHSIFSLVLKFRSQLISQPWGPASGPRGPEHPNFALLQQSYSTFKYYSHFLFKVVSKLVNRGYQPHLEDFLLRINFNSYYQDA